From Pseudonocardia autotrophica, one genomic window encodes:
- a CDS encoding Fur family transcriptional regulator: MSDQAVHDGTDQAGRAGRAARSTAGPRGIRATRQRAAVIALLDRIEDFRSAQEIHEELRRTGEGIGLTTVYRTLQTLAEGSEVDVLRTGSGEAVYRRCASEHHHHHLVCRRCGAAVEIEGPAVESWAQSIAEQHGYTDLSHTLEIFGLCRACSASRG; the protein is encoded by the coding sequence GTGAGCGATCAGGCGGTGCACGACGGCACGGACCAGGCCGGACGGGCCGGACGGGCCGCGCGCTCGACCGCCGGGCCACGCGGGATCCGCGCGACCCGGCAGCGGGCGGCGGTCATCGCACTGCTCGACCGGATCGAGGACTTCCGCTCCGCCCAGGAGATCCACGAGGAGCTCCGCCGCACCGGCGAGGGCATCGGGCTGACGACGGTCTACCGCACCCTGCAGACCCTCGCCGAGGGCAGCGAGGTCGACGTGTTGCGCACCGGCTCCGGCGAGGCCGTCTACCGGCGTTGCGCCAGCGAGCACCACCACCATCACCTGGTCTGCCGCCGGTGCGGGGCCGCCGTGGAGATCGAGGGGCCCGCCGTCGAGTCGTGGGCCCAGTCGATCGCCGAGCAGCACGGCTACACCGATCTCTCGCACACCCTGGAGATCTTCGGGCTGTGCCGGGCGTGCTCGGCGTCCCGCGGCTGA
- a CDS encoding antibiotic biosynthesis monooxygenase: protein MLLVCRFSVSPDDVPRFTDRAARALELLAAQPGCRGGEAGRAIEAPEQWVLTVRFDSVDAYRRALGPFPVREHVHPLLAEADTSTESTHETLLSVTPGGSAARHPSLLT from the coding sequence GTGCTGCTGGTCTGCCGGTTCTCCGTGTCGCCCGACGACGTCCCCCGATTCACCGATCGCGCCGCCCGTGCGCTGGAGCTCCTCGCCGCCCAGCCGGGCTGCCGCGGCGGCGAGGCCGGCCGCGCCATCGAGGCCCCGGAGCAGTGGGTGCTGACGGTCCGCTTCGACTCGGTCGACGCCTACCGGCGTGCGCTCGGGCCGTTCCCGGTGCGCGAGCACGTGCACCCGTTGCTGGCCGAGGCCGACACCAGCACCGAGTCGACACACGAGACCCTGCTGTCGGTGACACCCGGCGGCTCCGCTGCCCGCCACCCCTCACTGCTCACCTGA
- a CDS encoding hemolysin family protein encodes MIGTILGILLGILVVLAITALTGYFVAQEFGYMAVDRSRLKAKAAEGDTGAIRALDITRRTSFMLSGAQLGITVTGLLVGYVAEPLIGNGIAELLGVVNVPSGIGLAIGITFALLLSTVVQMVFGELFPKNLAIARPEPVARWLALSTKTYLAIFGWIIKLFDAASNLLLRALRIEPVHDVEHSATPRDLEAIIDDSRDSGDLSPEFAALLDRVVDFTDRTARAAMIPRPRVSWVRDDATVESLIGQMAVQHSRYPVLGTPPDAADPENALELVGVVCLKDVLALSERTDLGGRGAADVLVSELMRAPVLVPSSLPLPQVMARLREEGEELACVLDEYGGLAGVITVEDVAEELVGEITDEHDQAGTDQARQAEDGWVVPGDRHVDEVGRLIDAELPEGDYQTVGGLVMAELQRLPEPGDEVVVMIPAEDPDDPPRRLRISVQEVDRRVPAAVHLVWTESADSDDEQEVWA; translated from the coding sequence GTGATCGGCACGATCCTCGGAATCCTGCTCGGCATCCTGGTCGTTCTGGCCATCACCGCGCTCACCGGGTATTTCGTGGCGCAGGAGTTCGGCTACATGGCCGTCGACCGCTCCCGGCTCAAGGCCAAGGCGGCCGAGGGCGACACCGGAGCGATCCGCGCCCTCGACATCACCCGGCGCACCTCGTTCATGCTGTCCGGCGCCCAGCTCGGCATCACCGTCACCGGCCTGCTGGTCGGTTACGTCGCCGAGCCGCTGATCGGCAACGGCATCGCCGAGCTGCTCGGCGTGGTCAACGTCCCGAGCGGGATCGGCCTCGCGATCGGCATCACGTTCGCGCTGCTGCTCTCGACCGTCGTCCAGATGGTCTTCGGCGAGCTGTTCCCGAAGAACCTGGCGATCGCCCGGCCGGAACCCGTGGCGCGCTGGCTGGCGCTGTCCACGAAGACCTACCTGGCGATCTTCGGCTGGATCATCAAGCTGTTCGACGCCGCGTCGAACCTGCTGCTGCGTGCGCTGCGGATCGAGCCCGTGCACGACGTCGAGCACTCGGCCACCCCGCGTGACCTGGAAGCCATCATCGACGACTCCCGCGACTCGGGCGATCTCTCCCCGGAGTTCGCGGCCCTGCTGGACCGGGTCGTCGACTTCACCGACCGCACCGCGCGCGCCGCGATGATCCCGCGCCCGCGGGTCTCCTGGGTGCGCGACGACGCCACCGTGGAGAGCCTGATCGGCCAGATGGCCGTGCAGCACTCCCGCTATCCCGTCCTCGGGACGCCGCCCGACGCGGCCGACCCGGAGAACGCGCTGGAGCTGGTCGGCGTCGTCTGCCTCAAGGACGTGCTGGCCCTGTCCGAGCGCACCGACCTGGGCGGCCGCGGCGCGGCCGACGTCCTGGTGTCGGAGCTGATGCGGGCACCGGTGCTGGTGCCGTCCTCGCTGCCGCTGCCGCAGGTCATGGCCCGGCTGCGGGAGGAGGGCGAGGAGCTCGCCTGCGTGCTCGACGAGTACGGCGGCCTGGCCGGCGTCATCACCGTCGAGGACGTCGCCGAGGAGCTGGTCGGCGAGATCACCGACGAGCACGACCAGGCCGGGACCGATCAGGCCCGCCAGGCAGAGGACGGCTGGGTGGTGCCGGGTGACCGGCACGTCGACGAGGTCGGCAGGCTGATCGACGCCGAGCTGCCCGAGGGCGACTACCAGACCGTCGGCGGCCTGGTGATGGCCGAGCTGCAGCGGCTCCCCGAGCCGGGTGACGAGGTCGTCGTCATGATCCCGGCCGAGGATCCGGACGACCCGCCGCGGAGGCTGCGGATCAGCGTCCAGGAGGTGGACCGCCGCGTTCCGGCGGCGGTGCACCTGGTGTGGACCGAGTCCGCCGACTCGGACGATGAGCAGGAGGTGTGGGCATGA
- a CDS encoding metal-dependent hydrolase family protein, whose translation MHLSPALSAVRNARVVDPRSATTSEPRDILLHDGRITEIAPPGTAGTDAYACDAAGRMVLPGLIDAHVHVTASTADLATLGDTSPYLVAAHAQRLLHGMLARGFTTVRDAAGADHGLAEALDRDLFVGPRLFFGGKALSQTGGHGDVRGPGTQVLDQHACCPHLSVVCDGVSEVRRAAREQLRTGADHIKIMLSGGVASPTDRIDSTQFSDEEIRAIVEEAEAADRYVLGHAYTARAVDRGLRLGVRSIEHGNLIDAGSVALFREHDAYLVPTLATYDRLKAEGALHGLPVASQRKIDQVLAGGLDALRLATEGGVNVVFGTDLLGEMQQHQSAEFRIRAQVVSSAEVLRSATTTAARLLRAEGDIGVVAPGAHADLLVVDGDPLDDVTVLADPAHALHTVLKGGRPVVDDAGLVGSV comes from the coding sequence GTGCACCTGTCCCCCGCGCTGTCCGCCGTCCGCAACGCCCGCGTCGTCGATCCGAGATCGGCGACGACGAGCGAGCCGCGCGACATCCTTCTGCACGACGGGCGGATCACCGAGATCGCTCCGCCCGGCACCGCCGGGACCGATGCATACGCTTGCGACGCCGCCGGCCGGATGGTCCTCCCGGGGCTGATCGACGCACACGTGCACGTCACCGCCTCCACCGCGGATCTCGCCACCCTCGGCGACACCTCGCCGTACCTGGTCGCCGCGCACGCCCAGCGGCTGCTGCACGGCATGCTCGCCCGCGGGTTCACCACGGTGCGCGACGCCGCCGGCGCCGACCACGGCCTGGCCGAGGCGCTGGACCGCGACCTGTTCGTCGGCCCTCGGCTCTTCTTCGGCGGCAAGGCACTGTCCCAGACGGGTGGGCACGGCGACGTGCGCGGCCCCGGCACCCAGGTGCTCGACCAGCACGCCTGCTGCCCCCATCTGAGCGTCGTGTGCGACGGCGTCAGCGAGGTGCGCCGCGCCGCACGCGAGCAGCTCCGCACCGGCGCCGACCACATCAAGATCATGCTCTCCGGTGGTGTCGCGTCCCCGACCGACCGCATCGACTCCACCCAGTTCTCCGACGAGGAGATCCGCGCGATCGTCGAGGAAGCCGAGGCCGCCGACCGCTACGTCCTCGGACACGCCTACACGGCGCGCGCCGTCGACCGCGGGTTACGACTCGGCGTCAGGTCGATCGAGCACGGCAACCTGATCGACGCCGGCAGCGTCGCACTGTTCCGCGAGCACGACGCGTACCTCGTCCCGACCCTGGCGACCTACGACCGGCTCAAGGCCGAAGGGGCCCTGCACGGCCTGCCCGTCGCGTCCCAGCGCAAGATCGACCAGGTGCTGGCCGGCGGTCTCGACGCGCTGCGGCTGGCCACCGAGGGCGGGGTGAACGTGGTGTTCGGGACCGACCTGCTCGGCGAGATGCAGCAGCACCAGTCCGCCGAGTTCCGGATCCGGGCCCAGGTCGTGTCCTCGGCCGAGGTGCTGCGCTCGGCGACGACGACGGCCGCGCGGCTGCTGCGGGCCGAGGGGGACATCGGGGTCGTCGCCCCCGGCGCGCACGCGGACCTGCTGGTCGTCGACGGGGACCCGCTCGATGACGTCACCGTGCTGGCCGACCCGGCGCACGCCCTGCACACGGTCCTCAAGGGAGGTCGCCCGGTCGTCGACGACGCCGGGCTCGTCGGGAGCGTCTGA
- a CDS encoding ArsR/SmtB family transcription factor: MSAAAETTRTPGTDEHAGEHHPAPAPGPLRDPRTLAAAGDLLRALAAPVRIAIVLQLLEHARCVHDLVDALGVTQPLISQHLRVLKSAGVVEGERKGREVLYSLVDDHLAHIVVDAVAHVEEDS; the protein is encoded by the coding sequence ATGTCTGCCGCAGCGGAGACCACCCGGACCCCGGGGACCGACGAGCACGCCGGGGAGCACCACCCGGCGCCGGCTCCCGGCCCTCTGCGTGATCCGCGCACCCTGGCAGCGGCCGGTGACCTGCTGCGCGCGCTGGCGGCGCCGGTGCGGATCGCGATCGTGCTGCAGCTCCTGGAGCACGCGCGCTGCGTGCACGACCTGGTGGACGCCCTCGGGGTCACCCAGCCGCTGATCAGCCAGCACCTGCGGGTGCTGAAGTCCGCCGGTGTGGTCGAAGGTGAACGAAAGGGACGTGAGGTGCTCTACTCCCTGGTCGACGACCATCTCGCCCACATCGTGGTGGACGCGGTGGCGCATGTGGAGGAGGACTCGTGA
- a CDS encoding deoxyguanosinetriphosphate triphosphohydrolase — protein MPSAGYTPDDAQRRHPEQPKGSGLGERGRVERRSPFSRDRARVLHSAALRRLAGKTQVVGPGEGAEVTGIPRTRLTHSLEVAQIGRGIAEELGLDPDVVDAAGLAHDIGHPPFGHNGERALDEAGAGCGGFEGNAQTLRIVTRLEPKARSSDGRGPGGLNLTRATLDAATKYPWARRGAERKFGAYADDLPALDWVRLGARPGVRCMEAQVMDWADDVAYSVHDVEDAVLAGRMDLAVLSSPAEREALAAEAARRFGTDSGACAEAAAQLDALPVVRAVRGFDVRTAGGDDLVAMKRLTSELVGRFALAATDSTLDTYGDAPLARHRADLVVPLEAQAEVVLLKELATRYVMSDPERLAMQERQRELLRELVATLSARGPDGLDPVRAEDWSAAPDDRARLRVVIDQVALLTDQQAVAWHRRACR, from the coding sequence GTGCCGTCGGCCGGGTACACCCCGGACGACGCGCAGCGACGGCATCCCGAGCAGCCCAAGGGATCCGGCCTGGGGGAGCGCGGCCGGGTGGAGCGGCGCAGCCCGTTCTCCCGGGACCGGGCGCGGGTGCTGCACTCGGCGGCGCTGCGCCGGCTCGCGGGCAAGACGCAGGTCGTCGGCCCGGGGGAGGGCGCCGAGGTCACCGGTATCCCGCGGACCCGGCTGACGCACTCGCTGGAGGTCGCCCAGATCGGTCGCGGGATCGCCGAGGAACTCGGCCTCGATCCGGACGTCGTCGACGCGGCGGGGCTGGCCCACGACATCGGTCATCCACCGTTCGGACACAACGGCGAACGCGCACTCGACGAGGCGGGCGCCGGCTGCGGCGGGTTCGAGGGCAACGCGCAGACCCTGCGGATCGTGACCCGGCTGGAGCCGAAGGCCCGGTCGTCGGACGGGCGCGGCCCCGGCGGGCTCAACCTGACCCGGGCCACCCTCGACGCCGCGACGAAGTACCCGTGGGCCCGGCGCGGGGCGGAGCGCAAGTTCGGCGCCTACGCCGACGACCTCCCGGCACTGGACTGGGTGCGGCTCGGGGCCCGGCCCGGTGTGCGCTGCATGGAGGCGCAGGTCATGGACTGGGCGGACGACGTCGCGTACTCGGTGCACGACGTCGAGGACGCGGTGCTGGCCGGCCGGATGGATCTGGCCGTGCTCTCGTCGCCGGCCGAACGCGAGGCGCTCGCCGCGGAGGCCGCGCGGCGGTTCGGTACCGACTCCGGCGCCTGCGCGGAGGCGGCCGCGCAGCTCGACGCGCTGCCGGTGGTCCGCGCGGTGCGCGGGTTCGACGTGCGCACCGCCGGTGGCGACGACCTGGTCGCGATGAAGCGGCTGACCAGTGAGCTGGTCGGGCGGTTCGCGCTCGCCGCGACCGACTCCACCCTGGACACCTACGGCGACGCCCCGCTCGCCCGGCACCGCGCCGATCTCGTCGTCCCGCTGGAGGCGCAGGCCGAGGTGGTGCTGCTCAAGGAGCTCGCCACCCGGTACGTGATGAGTGACCCGGAGCGGCTGGCGATGCAGGAGCGGCAGCGCGAGCTGCTGCGCGAGCTGGTCGCCACGCTGTCCGCGCGCGGCCCGGACGGGCTCGACCCGGTCCGCGCCGAGGACTGGAGCGCCGCGCCGGACGACCGGGCCCGGCTGCGCGTGGTGATCGACCAGGTCGCGCTGCTCACCGATCAGCAGGCGGTCGCCTGGCATCGGAGGGCATGCCGGTAG
- a CDS encoding YdcF family protein: MTWGARLLVGGLVMLIAVVGVTALRVWQVARVDDQRPVDAVVVLGAAQYNGEPSAVLAARLRHAAQLYADGVAPRIVTVGGGRTGDRYTEAEASRDWLVARGVPASAVQAVPEGSDTLGSLQAVAAGARAQGWSSALLVSDPWHSLRARTMARDAGLEAWTSPTRSGPIVQTRETQLRYIYRETGALLFYTLTHASVDTASSGQG; this comes from the coding sequence ATGACCTGGGGTGCCCGGCTGCTCGTCGGCGGCCTGGTGATGCTGATCGCCGTCGTGGGCGTGACCGCGCTGCGGGTCTGGCAGGTCGCCAGGGTCGACGACCAGCGCCCGGTGGATGCGGTCGTCGTGCTCGGGGCGGCCCAGTACAACGGCGAGCCGAGCGCGGTGCTCGCGGCCCGGCTGCGGCACGCCGCCCAGCTCTACGCCGACGGTGTCGCCCCGCGGATCGTCACGGTCGGCGGCGGGCGCACGGGCGACCGCTACACCGAGGCCGAGGCCAGCCGGGACTGGCTGGTCGCCCGCGGAGTGCCGGCGTCGGCGGTGCAGGCGGTGCCGGAGGGATCGGACACCCTCGGCAGCCTGCAGGCGGTCGCCGCGGGGGCCCGGGCCCAGGGCTGGTCGTCGGCGCTGCTGGTGTCCGATCCGTGGCACAGCCTGCGTGCTCGCACGATGGCCCGGGACGCCGGCCTGGAGGCGTGGACGTCGCCGACCCGCAGCGGTCCGATCGTGCAGACCCGGGAGACCCAGCTGCGCTACATCTACCGGGAGACCGGGGCGCTGCTGTTCTACACGCTCACGCACGCCTCGGTCGACACCGCGAGTTCCGGGCAGGGCTGA
- a CDS encoding XdhC family protein, with protein MSTGTSQSPTDPRRALGATLRRWAAGEAAGIGVVRVLDRHGFGSVESGQLLAGTPGGEVHGLLYLGALDDTAHPLATEAAAGAATVREAHVAESSAVAAGLACAGGATLVGHPLPAGPAAALGEALEAARPAALLSTVDGASALVLTGPDLMTEHGSLGDGAVGEAATAAARQLLRRGAIATEQVDAAGTAVLVDVWVPVPSVLVVGEGALGAALHAQAGLLGWSARTVTTVADAQAAVSAFTDADVLVLLDHAPEFDSILIEGVAHGRGFLGALGSRRTQSARRERLAAAGVGEGGFAAIHGPVGLDLGARTPAETAVSIVAQVIALRAGRSASALAESAGRIGG; from the coding sequence GTGAGCACCGGTACGTCCCAGAGCCCCACCGATCCGCGTCGTGCGCTCGGCGCCACCCTGCGCCGCTGGGCTGCGGGGGAGGCTGCGGGCATCGGCGTGGTCCGGGTGCTCGACCGGCACGGCTTCGGCTCCGTCGAGTCCGGTCAGCTGCTGGCCGGTACCCCCGGCGGTGAGGTGCACGGTCTGCTCTATCTCGGTGCGCTCGACGACACGGCGCATCCGCTGGCCACCGAGGCCGCCGCCGGTGCGGCGACGGTCCGGGAGGCGCACGTCGCGGAGTCCTCCGCGGTGGCGGCCGGGCTGGCCTGCGCGGGCGGCGCGACCCTGGTGGGGCACCCGCTGCCGGCCGGGCCGGCCGCCGCGCTCGGCGAGGCGCTGGAGGCGGCCCGTCCCGCCGCACTGCTGTCCACCGTCGACGGCGCGTCGGCGCTGGTGCTGACCGGGCCGGATCTCATGACCGAGCACGGATCGCTGGGCGACGGCGCGGTCGGCGAGGCGGCCACCGCCGCGGCCCGGCAACTGTTGCGCCGCGGGGCCATCGCCACCGAGCAGGTCGACGCCGCCGGCACCGCCGTGCTGGTCGACGTCTGGGTGCCGGTGCCGTCGGTCCTGGTGGTCGGCGAGGGTGCGCTCGGCGCGGCGCTGCACGCGCAGGCCGGGCTGCTCGGCTGGTCCGCGCGCACCGTCACCACCGTGGCTGACGCGCAGGCGGCGGTGTCCGCCTTCACCGATGCCGACGTGCTGGTCCTGCTCGACCACGCCCCGGAGTTCGACTCGATCCTGATCGAGGGTGTGGCACACGGCCGCGGCTTCCTCGGCGCGCTCGGCTCCCGCCGCACCCAGTCCGCCCGCCGGGAGCGGTTGGCGGCGGCGGGCGTCGGGGAGGGCGGGTTCGCCGCGATCCACGGGCCGGTCGGGCTCGACCTGGGTGCCCGGACACCGGCCGAGACGGCGGTGTCGATCGTCGCGCAGGTGATCGCCCTGCGGGCCGGGCGATCGGCGTCGGCGCTGGCGGAGTCGGCCGGACGGATCGGCGGATGA
- a CDS encoding aminotransferase class V-fold PLP-dependent enzyme, with protein sequence MTAALLHETTRPAAELPAVTGADLTVPLVDGGRVGYCDLDSAASTPALAAVTAHVAQVLPYHGSVHRGAGYTSRVCTSLLENARADVARFVRARPDDVVVFTRNTTDALGLLARAVPGPVLTLDLEHHATLLAWRHSGHRVVPAGRTIGDTLQALRAELAARPDTALVAVTGASNVTGELLPVAEIVAIAHAAGARVCVDAAQLAPHRRLDLAGWGADYLALSGHKIYAPFGAGVLVGRGDWLDAAQPHLAGGGAVRSVAVAGDRTEVAWLPAPQRHEGGTPNVLGAAALAAACRELEPVIDDEVPAHERALAARLHTGLASVPGLRTLSIFDDAPDRTATISFTLGDLPAGLVAAVLSAEYGIGVRDGRFCAHPLLARCNDGDDAVRASLGLRTTPSDVDRLVDALGRLARRGPQWTYAILDGRWTPTPDPRPLDPFGLGERPGLPGCDR encoded by the coding sequence ATGACCGCTGCCCTGCTGCACGAGACCACCCGCCCGGCCGCCGAGCTCCCGGCGGTCACCGGTGCCGATCTGACCGTGCCGCTGGTCGACGGCGGACGGGTCGGCTACTGCGATCTCGACTCCGCCGCCTCGACGCCGGCTCTCGCCGCGGTCACCGCGCACGTCGCGCAGGTGCTACCCTATCACGGCAGCGTGCACCGGGGCGCCGGTTACACCTCGCGGGTGTGCACGTCGCTGCTGGAGAACGCGCGTGCCGATGTCGCCCGCTTCGTGCGCGCCCGGCCCGACGACGTCGTGGTGTTCACCCGCAACACCACCGACGCGCTCGGGTTGCTCGCCCGCGCGGTCCCGGGCCCGGTGCTGACGCTGGACCTGGAGCACCACGCGACGCTGCTGGCCTGGCGGCACTCCGGGCACCGGGTCGTCCCGGCGGGCCGGACGATCGGCGACACGCTGCAGGCGCTGCGCGCCGAGCTGGCGGCCCGGCCGGACACCGCGCTGGTGGCCGTCACCGGGGCGTCGAACGTGACCGGTGAGCTGCTGCCGGTCGCCGAGATCGTGGCGATCGCGCACGCCGCCGGTGCCCGGGTCTGCGTGGACGCCGCCCAGCTCGCCCCGCACCGCAGGCTCGACCTGGCCGGCTGGGGCGCCGACTACCTCGCGCTGTCCGGGCACAAGATCTACGCGCCGTTCGGGGCCGGTGTGCTGGTCGGGCGCGGTGACTGGCTGGACGCGGCGCAGCCACACCTCGCCGGCGGTGGGGCGGTGCGCTCGGTCGCCGTCGCCGGGGACCGCACCGAGGTGGCCTGGCTGCCGGCGCCGCAGCGGCACGAGGGTGGCACGCCGAACGTGCTGGGCGCGGCCGCGCTGGCGGCGGCCTGCCGCGAGCTGGAGCCGGTGATCGACGACGAGGTGCCCGCGCACGAGCGTGCGCTCGCCGCACGCCTGCACACCGGGCTGGCGTCGGTCCCCGGGCTGCGCACGCTGTCGATCTTCGACGACGCGCCGGACCGGACCGCGACGATCTCCTTCACCCTCGGCGACCTCCCGGCCGGGCTGGTCGCGGCGGTGCTGTCCGCGGAGTACGGCATCGGGGTGCGGGACGGCCGGTTCTGTGCGCACCCGCTGCTCGCCCGCTGCAACGACGGCGACGACGCCGTTCGCGCCTCGCTCGGCCTGCGCACCACGCCGTCGGACGTCGACCGGCTGGTGGACGCGCTCGGCCGGCTGGCCCGGCGCGGTCCGCAGTGGACCTACGCGATTCTCGACGGCCGCTGGACGCCCACCCCGGACCCGCGCCCGCTGGACCCGTTCGGGCTGGGGGAGCGGCCCGGCCTCCCGGGCTGCGACCGCTGA
- a CDS encoding hemolysin family protein yields MSVTSIVVSIALVGLSAFFVAVEFALVAARNYRLEEAAQTSASARAALRSAKDLSLLLAGSQLGITLCTLGLGAVAKPAVDYALRPVLEGWGLASGIATVLSFVLSLIVVTFVHLVVGEMAPKSWAISHPERSAIMLALPMRGFMVLTRPILVLLNGLANRCLRAVGVEPVDEMASGRNADDLRELVDHSAKTGALDQERRDQLVTALELERMPLSELAHEPSGVGADDDVASVQETARRTGHLRLIVRDGETPIGYVHVRDTLTREPGTPARELMRPVLTLPADTRYNAAVNTMREQRAHLALVESEGSLIGIITLSDLVERLLPEPV; encoded by the coding sequence ATGAGCGTCACCTCGATCGTCGTCTCGATCGCCCTGGTCGGGCTGAGCGCGTTCTTCGTGGCGGTGGAGTTCGCACTCGTCGCCGCCCGGAACTACCGGCTGGAGGAGGCCGCGCAGACCTCCGCGTCGGCGCGTGCCGCGCTGCGCAGCGCCAAGGACCTGTCGCTGTTGCTGGCCGGTTCCCAGCTGGGCATCACGCTGTGCACGCTGGGCCTCGGTGCGGTCGCGAAACCGGCCGTCGACTACGCCCTGCGGCCGGTGCTGGAGGGATGGGGGCTGGCCTCGGGTATCGCCACGGTCCTCTCCTTCGTCCTGTCGCTGATCGTGGTCACCTTCGTGCACCTCGTGGTCGGTGAGATGGCGCCGAAGTCCTGGGCGATCTCGCACCCGGAACGGTCGGCGATCATGCTGGCGCTGCCGATGCGCGGCTTCATGGTGCTGACCCGGCCGATCCTGGTGCTGCTGAACGGCCTGGCCAACCGCTGCCTGCGGGCGGTCGGCGTCGAGCCGGTCGACGAGATGGCCTCCGGCCGCAACGCCGACGACCTGCGCGAGCTGGTCGATCACTCGGCGAAGACCGGTGCCCTGGACCAGGAGCGGCGCGACCAGCTGGTCACCGCCCTGGAGCTGGAGCGGATGCCGTTGAGCGAGCTGGCACACGAGCCGTCCGGGGTGGGCGCCGACGACGACGTCGCCTCGGTCCAGGAGACCGCGCGGCGGACCGGCCACCTGCGGCTCATCGTGCGCGACGGCGAGACGCCGATCGGCTACGTGCACGTGCGGGACACGCTGACCCGCGAGCCCGGGACCCCGGCCCGCGAGCTGATGCGCCCGGTGCTCACGCTCCCGGCGGACACCCGCTACAACGCGGCGGTGAACACGATGCGCGAGCAGCGTGCGCACCTGGCGCTGGTGGAGTCCGAGGGCAGCCTGATCGGCATCATCACGCTGTCCGACCTGGTGGAGAGGCTGCTCCCCGAGCCGGTGTAG
- a CDS encoding glycine--tRNA ligase yields the protein MASKPTSAKIETIVALTKRRGFVFASGEIYGGTRSAWDYGPLGVELKDNIKRQWWKTMVTGRDDVVGLDSSVILPRQTWVASGHVNAFTDPLVECTSCHKRYRADQLAEEFAERKGRDPEQADPNDLSEVPCPNCGTRGQFTAPREFNMMLKTFLGPVESEEGMAYLRPETAQGIFVNFLNVQTTSRKKPPFGIGQIGKSFRNEITPGNFIFRTREFEQMEMEYFVEPGSDEELHQYWIDERTRWYTDLGIDRENLRQYEHPKEKLSHYSKRTVDIEYRFNFTGQEWGELEGIANRTDFDLTTHSNHSGVDLSFYDQATDTRYRPYVIEPAAGVGRSMMAFLIEAYSEDEAPNAKGGVDKRVVLKLDRRLAPVKAAVLPLSRNADLSPKAKDLAAQLRKSWNVDFDDAGAIGRRYRRQDEIGTPFCITVDFDTLTDQAVTIRERDTMAQERVALDQVEAYLATRLLGC from the coding sequence GTGGCCAGCAAGCCGACCTCCGCCAAGATCGAGACCATCGTCGCGCTCACCAAGCGTCGCGGATTCGTCTTCGCCTCCGGCGAGATCTACGGCGGAACCCGGTCGGCGTGGGACTACGGTCCGCTCGGCGTCGAGCTGAAGGACAACATCAAGCGCCAGTGGTGGAAGACCATGGTGACCGGCCGCGACGACGTCGTCGGTCTGGACTCCTCGGTCATCCTGCCGCGGCAGACCTGGGTCGCCTCCGGCCACGTGAACGCGTTCACCGACCCGCTGGTCGAGTGCACCTCGTGCCACAAGCGCTACCGCGCCGACCAGCTGGCCGAGGAGTTCGCCGAGCGCAAGGGCCGCGATCCGGAGCAGGCCGACCCGAACGACCTGTCCGAGGTGCCCTGCCCGAACTGCGGCACCCGCGGCCAGTTCACCGCGCCGCGCGAGTTCAACATGATGCTGAAGACCTTCCTCGGCCCGGTGGAGTCCGAGGAGGGCATGGCCTACCTGCGCCCGGAGACCGCCCAGGGCATCTTCGTGAACTTCCTGAACGTGCAGACCACCTCGCGCAAGAAGCCGCCGTTCGGCATCGGCCAGATCGGGAAGAGCTTCCGCAACGAGATCACCCCGGGCAACTTCATCTTCCGGACCCGCGAGTTCGAGCAGATGGAGATGGAGTACTTCGTCGAGCCCGGCAGCGACGAGGAGCTGCACCAGTACTGGATCGACGAGCGCACCCGCTGGTACACCGACCTGGGCATCGACCGTGAGAACCTGCGCCAGTACGAGCACCCGAAGGAGAAGCTCTCCCACTACTCGAAGCGCACCGTCGACATCGAGTACCGGTTCAACTTCACCGGCCAGGAGTGGGGCGAGCTCGAGGGCATCGCGAACCGCACGGACTTCGACCTGACCACGCACTCGAACCACTCGGGCGTCGACCTGTCGTTCTACGACCAGGCCACCGACACCCGCTACCGGCCGTACGTGATCGAGCCCGCGGCCGGGGTCGGGCGGTCGATGATGGCGTTCCTGATCGAGGCCTACAGCGAGGACGAGGCGCCCAACGCCAAGGGCGGCGTCGACAAGCGCGTCGTGCTGAAGCTGGACCGCCGGCTCGCCCCGGTGAAGGCCGCGGTGCTGCCGCTCTCGCGCAACGCCGACCTGTCGCCCAAGGCGAAGGACCTGGCCGCGCAGCTGCGGAAGAGCTGGAACGTCGACTTCGACGACGCCGGCGCGATCGGCCGCCGCTACCGTCGTCAGGACGAGATCGGCACGCCGTTCTGCATCACGGTGGACTTCGACACCTTGACCGACCAGGCGGTGACCATCCGGGAGCGCGACACCATGGCCCAGGAGCGGGTCGCGCTGGACCAGGTCGAGGCCTACCTGGCCACCCGGCTGCTCGGCTGCTGA